In the genome of Acidobacteriota bacterium, one region contains:
- a CDS encoding GNAT family N-acetyltransferase — MSYTVRPCKTVEDFASCVSLQKEIWGYPDREIYPARMFLNISRTGGNVVGAFTDEGSLAAFVVSVPAWRKRHRYFYSLLLGVLPAHENRGLGRLLKVAQRKAALRAGIEHIEWTFDPMRAKNAYFNIVRLGAIARRYCPDYYGPILGKLQRELPSDRLVAEWPLKSARVRKALAEKSSRPAKKVASASVTIPLDLDALVSRKPAQAREWQASVRGQLQACFTQKLAITGFEKTETEARYILNRV, encoded by the coding sequence ATGAGCTACACAGTCCGCCCATGCAAAACGGTCGAGGATTTTGCCAGCTGCGTTTCGCTGCAGAAGGAAATCTGGGGCTATCCGGACCGTGAAATTTACCCGGCGAGGATGTTCCTGAACATCTCCCGGACGGGCGGGAACGTGGTGGGCGCGTTTACGGACGAAGGTTCCTTGGCAGCATTTGTGGTTTCGGTTCCGGCCTGGCGTAAAAGGCACCGCTATTTCTACTCGTTACTGTTGGGGGTTTTGCCAGCGCATGAAAACCGGGGCCTTGGGAGATTACTTAAGGTCGCACAACGGAAGGCAGCGCTCCGTGCAGGCATAGAACACATTGAGTGGACGTTTGATCCAATGCGTGCAAAAAACGCATACTTCAACATTGTCCGGCTGGGCGCTATCGCCCGGCGCTACTGTCCCGACTATTACGGTCCTATCCTCGGGAAGCTGCAACGGGAGTTGCCCTCAGACCGGTTGGTGGCGGAGTGGCCGCTGAAATCTGCTAGAGTAAGAAAAGCGCTGGCGGAAAAGAGTTCGCGTCCTGCAAAAAAGGTTGCGTCCGCTTCAGTGACTATTCCGCTTGATCTGGACGCTCTCGTGTCGCGGAAGCCGGCGCAGGCTCGCGAATGGCAAGCCTCCGTCCGGGGGCAACTGCAGGCCTGCTTTACACAAAAACTTGCGATTACGGGGTTCGAGAAAACAGAAACTGAAGCCCGATACATCCTAAACCGCGTATGA
- the menC gene encoding o-succinylbenzoate synthase gives MKIERIELREIRMPLVHFFETSFGRTTDRRIVLVRARADGLEGWGEVTCGEMPFYSYETPDTSWHILRDFLIPWALEKSWDSPADLADRFRPVRGHNMAKAALENAMWDIEAQTRGMPLARLLGGTREEIPCGVSIGIQNSPEELLEKIHTEVMAGYQRIKVKIRPGWDVEVLESIRKEFPDIKLMADANSAYTLADTDHLKLLDRFRLMMIEQPLGWDDMVDHARLQRELKTPICLDESIHSVEDARKAIELGACRIINIKLGRVGGHSSARKLHDLCLARQVPVWCGGMLESGIGRAHNIAMSCLPGFVLPGDVSASRRYWSQDIIDPEVTVLAQGTITVPQTPGLGYMPNLARIERLTVQKESFEKRG, from the coding sequence ATGAAAATCGAACGAATTGAGCTGCGGGAAATTCGAATGCCTCTGGTCCACTTTTTTGAGACCAGCTTCGGTAGAACGACCGATCGAAGAATTGTCCTGGTCCGTGCCCGTGCCGACGGTCTGGAAGGGTGGGGCGAGGTCACCTGTGGCGAGATGCCCTTTTACAGCTATGAAACGCCGGACACATCGTGGCATATCCTGCGTGATTTCCTGATTCCTTGGGCGCTTGAGAAGTCCTGGGATTCCCCGGCCGACCTTGCCGATCGCTTCCGCCCTGTCCGCGGACATAACATGGCCAAGGCAGCGCTCGAAAACGCGATGTGGGACATTGAAGCCCAGACCAGGGGAATGCCTCTGGCCCGATTGCTGGGTGGGACGCGCGAGGAGATCCCCTGTGGGGTATCCATCGGGATCCAGAACTCGCCTGAGGAACTGCTGGAAAAAATCCACACTGAGGTAATGGCAGGATACCAGCGGATCAAGGTGAAGATCAGGCCAGGCTGGGACGTCGAAGTCCTGGAGTCGATTCGCAAGGAATTTCCGGACATCAAACTGATGGCCGATGCGAACTCCGCGTATACATTGGCCGATACTGATCATCTTAAATTGCTTGACCGCTTTAGGCTGATGATGATTGAGCAGCCGCTGGGTTGGGACGACATGGTCGACCACGCGCGCCTCCAACGTGAGTTGAAGACGCCGATCTGCCTGGATGAATCAATCCACAGTGTTGAGGACGCCCGAAAGGCAATCGAACTCGGTGCCTGCAGGATCATCAATATTAAACTGGGTCGGGTAGGCGGCCACTCCTCCGCACGTAAGCTCCACGACCTGTGCCTCGCCCGGCAGGTTCCAGTGTGGTGTGGCGGGATGCTCGAATCGGGCATTGGACGGGCCCACAACATAGCTATGTCATGTCTGCCGGGTTTTGTTTTGCCCGGAGACGTCTCCGCCAGTCGCCGATACTGGAGCCAGGACATCATCGATCCTGAGGTAACGGTTCTGGCACAAGGGACGATTACGGTGCCGCAAACACCGGGCCTTGGTTACATGCCCAACCTGGCGCGGATCGAGCGCCTGACTGTGCAGAAGGAGAGCTTTGAAAAGCGCGGTTGA
- a CDS encoding DMT family transporter, with the protein MKSAVEPAVLIQKSSHPFKTHHLMHIAMVIAVSCWAANMVAVKEALNGFGPMALSLVRAMAVALVFGFLFLLLREWSFMRLTRRQWVQFGVIAFFGVTVNQILFIYGVAYTNIPHAALIIAIEPVMVLILSVVMRLEVLTTLKFVGMTISFAGVVLLTYGKPAQGSQAYWLGDLILMVEVVVFAYYTILMKEVVNQYDVVTLNTVVFGLGALMMIPFGARAVLHVNWSQVPVRAVFGLGFMTFFSCVIGYLLFAYALQGLTASRVAAFNYIEPVMGTALGVWLLHDKVGLWGILGGGLILLGVYFTEWERGEEEAA; encoded by the coding sequence TTGAAAAGCGCGGTTGAACCGGCCGTCTTAATACAGAAATCCTCGCATCCCTTCAAAACTCATCACTTGATGCACATAGCCATGGTGATTGCTGTTTCCTGTTGGGCGGCCAATATGGTGGCAGTCAAAGAAGCTCTCAACGGCTTCGGCCCGATGGCGCTGTCATTGGTGCGGGCCATGGCTGTGGCCTTGGTTTTTGGATTCCTGTTTCTGCTGTTGAGAGAATGGTCTTTTATGAGATTGACGCGCCGGCAGTGGGTTCAGTTTGGAGTGATTGCCTTTTTTGGGGTCACGGTGAATCAGATACTCTTCATCTATGGTGTGGCGTACACCAACATCCCACATGCGGCACTGATCATCGCGATTGAACCGGTGATGGTTCTTATCCTTTCAGTGGTCATGCGCCTTGAGGTACTGACAACGCTCAAATTTGTGGGAATGACCATTTCATTTGCTGGTGTTGTATTGTTGACCTACGGAAAGCCTGCCCAGGGTAGCCAGGCCTACTGGCTCGGTGATTTAATTTTAATGGTCGAGGTCGTGGTTTTTGCTTACTACACGATTCTAATGAAAGAGGTCGTCAATCAGTACGACGTTGTAACTCTCAACACTGTGGTCTTTGGCCTGGGGGCGCTAATGATGATACCCTTCGGCGCCCGTGCGGTTCTGCATGTGAACTGGTCTCAGGTTCCCGTGCGCGCTGTGTTCGGACTGGGGTTTATGACCTTTTTCTCCTGCGTCATTGGATACCTGCTTTTCGCCTACGCCCTGCAAGGGCTGACGGCGTCGCGCGTGGCAGCCTTCAACTATATCGAACCGGTTATGGGGACGGCCCTCGGGGTCTGGCTGCTTCACGACAAGGTGGGTCTGTGGGGGATACTTGGGGGAGGGCTGATCCTCCTGGGTGTCTACTTTACCGAGTGGGAGCGTGGCGAGGAGGAAGCAGCCTGA
- a CDS encoding rhomboid family intramembrane serine protease, with translation MIPLNDNIRRQTFWFSTLALIALNTAVFIYELSLGPSVNQFILIFGLIPARYTTPHGGIIITSLTAFIVPIFTSMFIHGGWLHLIGNMLFLFVFGRSIEDRYGHGQFLLLYLLSGFGAAVIDILFNMGSRVPTIGASGAIAGILGAYLVSFPTARITTLIPLFIIFWTVRIPALLILMYWFAIQFATGYQTLAIESATKGGVAWWAHVGGFILGLLLALAMPTRQRRAVQARPWQT, from the coding sequence ATGATTCCCTTAAATGACAATATTCGACGTCAGACTTTCTGGTTTTCAACTCTTGCGCTCATCGCCCTCAACACGGCTGTTTTTATCTATGAACTCTCGCTGGGCCCCTCGGTCAACCAGTTTATCCTCATCTTCGGCCTCATCCCGGCCCGATATACCACTCCGCACGGTGGCATCATCATTACCAGCCTCACCGCCTTCATCGTTCCGATATTTACGTCTATGTTCATCCACGGAGGGTGGTTGCATCTGATTGGCAACATGCTTTTCCTCTTCGTTTTTGGACGCAGCATTGAGGACCGCTATGGGCACGGCCAGTTTCTGCTGCTCTATTTACTCAGCGGGTTCGGAGCCGCCGTCATCGACATCTTGTTCAACATGGGTTCGCGGGTGCCCACCATCGGAGCGAGCGGCGCCATCGCCGGCATTCTGGGCGCCTACCTGGTCAGTTTTCCCACGGCTCGCATTACCACCCTGATCCCCTTGTTTATCATCTTTTGGACCGTCCGAATTCCTGCCCTCCTGATACTCATGTATTGGTTTGCGATTCAGTTTGCAACAGGGTATCAGACGCTAGCCATCGAGTCTGCGACCAAAGGGGGCGTGGCCTGGTGGGCCCATGTAGGAGGATTCATTCTGGGATTACTCCTTGCCCTCGCAATGCCGACGCGGCAGCGCAGGGCCGTCCAGGCCCGGCCGTGGCAAACGTAA
- a CDS encoding FAD-binding protein: MTPETLIKELIAIMGRQGVLTRPEDLMLYEYDGLSALETPEAVVFPTTTDQVVRMARLASAWKTPIIPRGAGTGLSGGAVVTQGGIVVSFARMKKILEIDLENHRARVQPGVVNTDLSLAVADAGYYYAPDPSSQKACTIGGNVAENSGGPHTLAYGVTTNHVLGLEVVLANGEVVRTGGKCWDLPGYDLTGLMVGSEGTLGIVTEITVRLMRTPEAVETMLAVYDRVIDATRTVAAITAQGITPAALEMMDGFTLRAVEQATHAGYPMDSAAVLLIEVEGLHEAVKEQAAKIEAVCAGNKVRSVRRARSGDERALLWKGRKNAFGALGRISPNYYVQDGVIPRTKLPEMLEYIEEVGRKYDLQIGNIFHAGDGNLHPLLMFDARDRDQSKRVVEAAQAIMARCAELGGSITGEHGVGMEKNELMPLIFSEDDLEFQQRIKTLMNPTGSFNPGKVLPTGKMCGEIRVQVSAGG, from the coding sequence ATGACGCCCGAGACACTCATAAAAGAATTAATAGCCATTATGGGTCGGCAAGGTGTGTTAACCAGACCTGAAGACCTGATGCTCTACGAGTACGATGGCCTTTCCGCGTTGGAAACGCCCGAAGCCGTCGTTTTCCCGACAACCACAGACCAGGTGGTTCGAATGGCCAGATTGGCCTCGGCCTGGAAAACGCCGATCATCCCGCGCGGCGCAGGGACGGGACTGAGTGGTGGGGCGGTTGTCACCCAGGGCGGAATTGTCGTCAGCTTCGCCAGGATGAAGAAGATCCTTGAAATCGATCTTGAGAACCACCGCGCACGGGTACAGCCCGGAGTGGTGAACACTGATTTGAGCCTGGCTGTCGCCGATGCGGGATATTATTACGCTCCCGATCCTTCCAGCCAAAAGGCTTGCACCATTGGCGGCAACGTAGCTGAAAATTCCGGTGGCCCGCATACTCTTGCATACGGAGTGACCACCAATCACGTTCTGGGCCTGGAAGTCGTGCTGGCGAATGGCGAAGTGGTCCGTACCGGCGGGAAATGCTGGGACCTTCCAGGTTACGATCTGACCGGCCTGATGGTTGGTTCCGAAGGAACATTGGGCATTGTGACCGAAATTACAGTCAGGCTGATGCGCACTCCAGAAGCGGTGGAAACCATGCTTGCCGTTTATGACCGTGTGATTGATGCCACGCGCACTGTGGCTGCCATCACGGCGCAAGGCATTACTCCTGCGGCGCTTGAAATGATGGACGGCTTTACGCTTCGCGCGGTGGAGCAGGCAACGCATGCGGGGTATCCGATGGATTCGGCAGCCGTTCTGTTGATCGAGGTGGAAGGGTTGCATGAAGCTGTGAAGGAACAAGCTGCAAAGATTGAGGCGGTCTGCGCAGGCAACAAGGTTCGGAGCGTTCGTCGCGCTAGGAGCGGCGATGAACGCGCCCTACTCTGGAAAGGCCGTAAGAATGCCTTTGGGGCCCTGGGAAGAATCAGCCCGAACTATTATGTGCAGGACGGCGTGATCCCCCGCACCAAGCTTCCCGAAATGTTGGAATACATTGAGGAGGTCGGACGGAAATACGATTTGCAGATTGGAAACATTTTTCATGCTGGAGACGGAAACCTGCACCCTCTTCTGATGTTTGACGCCCGTGATCGTGATCAGTCCAAAAGAGTGGTGGAAGCCGCACAGGCAATCATGGCGCGCTGCGCCGAATTGGGTGGCTCGATCACCGGTGAGCACGGCGTGGGTATGGAAAAGAATGAACTGATGCCTCTGATCTTTTCTGAAGATGATCTGGAATTTCAGCAGCGGATCAAGACCCTGATGAATCCCACAGGATCTTTTAATCCCGGCAAGGTTCTGCCTACCGGTAAAATGTGCGGGGAAATTCGTGTCCAGGTGAGCGCTGGAGGCTGA
- a CDS encoding FAD-binding oxidoreductase — MAEAALTELAGIVGESQCTAAASEREFFAVDGLTPGCVVYPDSAEQAAQTLEWAAGRDLAVIACGGATKLGIGNSPRKYDIALCTRNITKVDYYEPSDLTAGVGAGMALTDFQKQLKPDGLWLPLDLPGCAKGTLGGVVATNASGPLRHFYGAPRDMVVGMQIATPEGKLIRTGGRVVKNVAGYDLGKLMIGSYGTLGVITEVNLKLFPLPAECQTFVLSVGTLDIARDLRRRILALPIELLRMVLLDAEMAGIAHPGLQPGRPACGPQIWLEAGGSKSVIDRTRKELEAVSRAAGAKFHSCEWEASEKVWKMISDFANWFGKTYPGAVVLKGTMPIAHGEEFQSFAQQEAQNEKIKLVVVSLPGVGMLELGLLGLQNAAQAAGFVSRIRKVAEESGGALTVISATAEVKALVDVWGGPETTFELMRKLKAAWDPEGVLAPGRFVGSI, encoded by the coding sequence GTGGCTGAAGCAGCCCTGACAGAACTTGCTGGAATCGTCGGTGAATCGCAGTGCACTGCTGCGGCGTCCGAACGGGAGTTCTTCGCCGTGGACGGTCTAACACCGGGCTGCGTTGTCTATCCAGATTCTGCAGAGCAGGCGGCCCAGACGCTGGAGTGGGCGGCAGGCCGCGATCTGGCAGTGATCGCTTGTGGCGGCGCTACGAAGCTTGGCATCGGGAACTCTCCCCGAAAGTACGATATTGCGCTTTGCACGCGAAACATTACCAAGGTCGATTACTATGAGCCCTCGGACCTGACCGCTGGCGTCGGGGCCGGAATGGCGTTGACCGACTTTCAAAAACAACTGAAGCCAGATGGACTCTGGCTACCCCTGGATCTTCCAGGATGCGCGAAGGGCACCCTGGGCGGTGTCGTGGCTACCAACGCGTCGGGGCCTCTGCGGCATTTCTATGGGGCCCCCCGGGACATGGTGGTTGGCATGCAAATTGCCACTCCCGAAGGCAAGCTGATCAGGACGGGTGGCCGGGTGGTAAAGAACGTGGCGGGGTACGACCTCGGGAAGCTCATGATCGGGTCGTATGGCACCCTGGGGGTTATTACGGAAGTCAACCTCAAACTTTTTCCTCTGCCCGCCGAGTGCCAGACTTTTGTGCTTTCCGTCGGCACTCTGGATATAGCTCGTGACCTGCGCCGGAGGATCCTGGCCTTGCCCATTGAGCTGCTACGAATGGTCCTGCTGGATGCTGAAATGGCAGGAATTGCACATCCTGGCCTGCAACCCGGCCGGCCAGCTTGCGGGCCCCAGATATGGCTTGAGGCCGGTGGATCAAAGTCCGTGATCGACCGGACTCGAAAGGAGCTTGAAGCCGTGAGCCGGGCTGCAGGCGCTAAGTTCCACTCATGTGAATGGGAAGCCTCCGAGAAAGTCTGGAAGATGATTTCCGATTTTGCCAACTGGTTCGGAAAGACATATCCAGGAGCAGTTGTGCTGAAAGGCACCATGCCCATTGCCCATGGCGAAGAATTCCAGAGCTTTGCGCAGCAGGAAGCTCAGAATGAGAAAATTAAATTGGTCGTGGTTTCGCTGCCCGGTGTTGGCATGCTTGAGTTAGGATTGCTGGGGTTACAAAATGCCGCCCAGGCGGCTGGCTTTGTCAGTCGCATTCGCAAAGTCGCAGAAGAGTCCGGCGGCGCGTTGACTGTGATTTCGGCCACTGCCGAGGTCAAGGCGCTGGTGGACGTGTGGGGAGGGCCCGAAACCACCTTTGAACTGATGCGCAAATTGAAGGCGGCTTGGGACCCGGAGGGCGTCCTCGCGCCGGGCAGATTTGTGGGTTCAATCTGA
- a CDS encoding 4Fe-4S dicluster domain-containing protein encodes MIEIDDTAVVTTGSSGYGPGEAPEWDYYSKCIHCGLCLNACPTYRELGLEMDSPRGRIYQIIQVDRGRLPLGESFVRHIDSCLDCRACETACPSGVEYGRLVEAARSQICQYYQRPGIGRYISHIFFQKLLPDRRMLNQVGTLLWLFQKSGLEAILVKSGIPRLLSKRLGRVAALSPQMEKPFFTKRLGQVVKPVGDLRYRVAFFAGCIANLAFARLNDATVRVLARNGCEVVIPEAQGCCGALHVHAGIRGKARELAKQNIRTFLDGGFDYFITNAAGCGSVLKEYPLLFEHEEHEFYEQAQEFSSRVRDVTEFLAGIEFDRNFGAIRARATYQDPCHLGHAQHIRSAPRTLMAAIPGLELVELKESEVCCGSAGIYNVVQNEMADRLLTAKMQRVDETGAELVLTANPGCLLQLRAGVARSRLKRRVLHVVELLDEAYRSRVQAG; translated from the coding sequence ATGATCGAGATCGATGACACTGCGGTTGTAACCACCGGGAGCAGCGGCTACGGACCGGGTGAGGCCCCGGAGTGGGATTACTATTCTAAGTGCATCCACTGCGGTCTTTGTCTAAACGCCTGCCCAACTTACCGTGAACTTGGGCTTGAGATGGATTCGCCCCGCGGACGAATCTACCAGATTATCCAGGTGGACCGCGGCAGGCTGCCGCTGGGCGAGAGTTTCGTTCGGCACATCGATTCCTGCCTCGACTGTCGCGCGTGCGAAACTGCGTGCCCCTCCGGCGTGGAATACGGCCGGCTGGTTGAGGCGGCTCGGTCCCAGATCTGCCAGTACTACCAGCGTCCGGGTATCGGCCGATATATAAGCCATATTTTCTTTCAGAAACTGCTGCCTGACCGCAGGATGCTCAACCAGGTTGGGACACTGCTTTGGCTTTTCCAGAAATCGGGCCTGGAAGCCATTTTGGTGAAATCAGGAATCCCCCGGCTCTTATCGAAACGATTGGGCCGTGTAGCTGCATTGTCACCGCAAATGGAGAAGCCTTTCTTTACGAAGCGATTGGGCCAGGTGGTCAAGCCTGTCGGCGACTTGCGTTACCGCGTGGCTTTTTTTGCCGGATGTATTGCGAACCTGGCCTTTGCCCGGTTGAATGACGCAACCGTCCGGGTCCTGGCTCGCAACGGATGCGAAGTCGTGATTCCTGAGGCACAGGGATGCTGTGGCGCTTTGCACGTCCATGCGGGCATTCGTGGCAAAGCGCGAGAACTTGCAAAGCAAAATATCCGGACGTTCCTTGACGGAGGGTTTGATTATTTCATCACCAATGCTGCCGGTTGCGGTTCTGTGCTGAAGGAGTATCCTTTACTCTTTGAGCATGAAGAGCATGAGTTTTATGAGCAGGCACAGGAGTTCAGCTCCCGGGTTCGTGACGTGACGGAGTTTCTGGCAGGCATCGAATTCGACCGGAATTTTGGTGCCATCCGCGCACGGGCCACTTACCAGGACCCCTGCCACTTGGGACATGCACAGCACATCCGGAGCGCCCCTCGAACGCTGATGGCGGCGATCCCTGGTCTCGAGCTGGTTGAACTGAAGGAATCCGAAGTTTGCTGTGGGAGCGCAGGCATTTATAATGTGGTCCAGAACGAAATGGCGGACCGGCTACTTACGGCCAAGATGCAGCGAGTGGACGAGACCGGCGCCGAGCTGGTACTGACTGCCAATCCTGGATGCCTTTTGCAGTTGCGGGCTGGCGTTGCCCGGTCCAGGCTTAAGCGGCGTGTGCTCCATGTGGTTGAGCTGCTTGATGAAGCTTACCGAAGCCGCGTTCAGGCCGGATGA
- the acs gene encoding acetate--CoA ligase, with protein MTDKTDTSQERLEALLKEGRSFPPSEEFRRQANVSDPKIYEEAHRDPEGFWAQEADRLDWFEKWNTVLEWKAPWVKWFLGGKLNATYNCVDRHAKSSRRTKRAIVWEGEPGDTRVLTFEDLAREVNRFANVLKSLGVKKSDRVAIYLGMVPELAIAMLACAKIGAPHSIVFGGFSADSLRERINDAQAKIVITGDGAWRRGSVVPLKANVDEALTGTPSIEKVVVVERVGKATQISMQPGRDLWWHDLMANASDQCEAEPVDSEDILYILYTSGTTGKPKGVVHTTGGYLVGTATTHRMIFDIKEDDVYWCTADIGWVTGHSYIIYGPLANGCTTLMYEGSPDHPDRGRFWDIIQKYNVSVFYTAPTAIRAFMRWGADWPAKYDLSSLRVIGSVGEPINPEAWIWYHQNIGRERCPIVDTWWQTETGMILISPLPGITATKPGSATQPFPGIEAEVLDDKGQPVGPGAGGYLALTKPWPAMFRTIYGDPDRYVRTYWSRYEGKYFTGDGAKVDEDGYFWLLGRVDDVMNVAGHRISTYEVESALVDHPAVAEAAVIGKTHELKGQGIAGFVTLKEGIEPSEGLKNELKQHVVKKIGPIARPDDIFFTAELPKTRSAKIMRRLLRDIAEGRVLGDTTTLADPAVTARLKEQYEQEG; from the coding sequence ATGACTGATAAGACGGATACCTCACAAGAAAGGCTTGAAGCCCTGCTCAAAGAGGGGCGGAGTTTCCCTCCGTCTGAGGAATTCCGCCGGCAGGCCAACGTGTCTGATCCCAAAATCTATGAAGAGGCGCACCGTGACCCCGAAGGGTTTTGGGCTCAAGAAGCAGACCGGCTGGATTGGTTTGAGAAATGGAACACGGTGCTCGAATGGAAGGCACCGTGGGTGAAATGGTTTCTCGGAGGCAAGCTGAATGCCACCTACAACTGCGTAGACAGGCACGCGAAATCTTCGCGCCGAACCAAGCGGGCAATAGTCTGGGAGGGGGAGCCGGGCGATACGCGCGTACTGACGTTTGAGGACCTCGCAAGGGAGGTAAACCGGTTTGCCAACGTGCTTAAGTCGCTGGGCGTGAAGAAAAGTGACCGCGTGGCGATCTACCTCGGAATGGTTCCGGAACTTGCCATAGCCATGCTTGCCTGCGCGAAAATTGGCGCACCGCACAGCATTGTGTTCGGAGGGTTTTCTGCGGATTCCCTCCGGGAGCGCATCAACGATGCGCAGGCGAAAATCGTTATCACGGGAGATGGCGCATGGCGGCGAGGCAGCGTGGTTCCGTTGAAAGCGAATGTCGACGAAGCGCTCACCGGGACGCCCAGCATAGAAAAGGTAGTGGTAGTGGAGCGAGTGGGCAAAGCGACCCAAATCTCGATGCAGCCTGGGCGTGATTTGTGGTGGCATGATCTGATGGCAAATGCTTCAGATCAGTGCGAGGCTGAGCCCGTCGATTCTGAAGACATTTTATACATCCTCTACACCAGCGGCACTACAGGCAAGCCCAAAGGAGTAGTGCACACAACAGGCGGTTATCTGGTGGGCACCGCGACAACCCATCGCATGATCTTCGACATCAAGGAGGACGACGTTTACTGGTGCACGGCGGACATCGGCTGGGTTACCGGACACTCGTACATCATTTACGGCCCGCTGGCCAACGGCTGCACTACCCTGATGTATGAAGGGAGCCCCGACCACCCCGACCGCGGCCGTTTCTGGGATATTATCCAGAAATATAACGTCAGCGTTTTTTATACAGCGCCCACCGCTATTCGCGCCTTCATGCGATGGGGAGCGGACTGGCCTGCCAAGTACGACCTTTCCTCGCTTCGTGTGATTGGATCGGTGGGCGAGCCGATCAATCCCGAAGCATGGATCTGGTATCACCAGAATATCGGCAGAGAACGTTGCCCGATTGTCGATACCTGGTGGCAGACCGAAACCGGAATGATCCTGATCTCGCCTTTGCCTGGAATTACGGCCACCAAACCCGGCTCCGCAACCCAACCCTTCCCAGGTATCGAGGCGGAGGTGCTGGATGACAAGGGCCAACCGGTTGGCCCCGGAGCTGGCGGATACCTGGCGCTGACCAAACCTTGGCCTGCTATGTTCCGGACTATTTATGGTGACCCCGACCGTTATGTCCGAACCTACTGGTCACGCTATGAAGGCAAGTACTTTACGGGCGACGGAGCCAAAGTCGATGAAGACGGCTACTTCTGGCTGCTGGGCCGGGTGGATGACGTAATGAATGTTGCCGGACATCGCATTTCCACTTATGAAGTGGAAAGCGCCCTGGTGGACCACCCTGCCGTCGCCGAAGCCGCCGTCATCGGGAAAACCCATGAATTAAAAGGGCAGGGCATTGCGGGCTTTGTGACGCTGAAGGAAGGTATCGAGCCCAGCGAAGGACTGAAAAATGAATTGAAGCAGCATGTTGTCAAGAAGATCGGTCCCATCGCAAGGCCTGACGACATCTTTTTCACGGCGGAATTGCCCAAGACGCGCAGCGCAAAAATCATGCGCCGCCTTTTGCGGGATATCGCCGAAGGGAGGGTACTGGGCGACACCACGACCCTTGCCGATCCTGCCGTGACCGCGCGGCTAAAAGAGCAGTACGAGCAGGAAGGCTGA
- a CDS encoding class I SAM-dependent methyltransferase, whose product MSAADPETQEWKAARYAEHAPFVPFLGLPVFELLKPQPGERILDVGCGDGVLSEKFREAGATVVGVDASQDMVAAARQRGIDARLADAFDLKFDAEFNAAFSNAALHWMKRDPDAVLKGVRRSLKGGGRFAGEFGGHGNVAAIVVALLAVLERRGIQNVVSLNPWYFPTTDEYRAKLELAGFRVDTIELLPRPTILPTHMRGWLETFAGPFFQIFAQRERNDAIDEVLGLLRPALCDEVGRWTVDYVRLRFLVRAG is encoded by the coding sequence ATGAGCGCAGCCGACCCAGAAACCCAAGAATGGAAGGCAGCCCGCTATGCTGAACACGCCCCCTTCGTCCCATTCCTTGGCCTGCCTGTCTTTGAGCTGCTGAAGCCGCAGCCTGGCGAACGCATCCTTGACGTGGGCTGCGGCGATGGTGTTCTATCTGAAAAATTCCGCGAAGCGGGAGCAACGGTCGTTGGGGTTGATGCTTCGCAGGACATGGTGGCAGCCGCAAGACAACGAGGTATTGACGCGCGCCTCGCCGATGCTTTTGACCTGAAGTTTGATGCTGAATTCAATGCGGCATTTTCGAATGCCGCCCTCCATTGGATGAAACGTGACCCGGACGCCGTCCTGAAAGGCGTAAGACGGTCGCTTAAGGGCGGTGGTCGGTTTGCCGGGGAGTTCGGAGGGCATGGAAATGTTGCGGCCATCGTGGTGGCTCTGCTCGCTGTCCTCGAACGGCGCGGTATTCAGAATGTTGTCTCACTGAACCCCTGGTACTTTCCCACAACGGATGAGTATCGCGCAAAGCTCGAACTTGCAGGATTCCGTGTGGACACAATCGAATTGCTCCCCCGCCCTACTATTCTTCCTACCCACATGCGCGGATGGCTTGAAACCTTTGCGGGACCGTTTTTCCAGATCTTTGCGCAACGGGAACGCAATGATGCAATTGACGAGGTGCTTGGGTTGCTCCGCCCGGCGCTTTGCGATGAAGTAGGCCGCTGGACCGTTGACTATGTCCGCCTGCGCTTTCTGGTACGCGCGGGATGA
- a CDS encoding division/cell wall cluster transcriptional repressor MraZ codes for MLRGNYPATVDAKGRVKVPTTFKAHLEVTFGHDFYVTSLDGQSVRIYPFSVWRDIEEKLATLPSMNKSKRKLLDRVNYWGQAVQMDTQGRILVPSLLRESAGMQGEVAVIGYLNYLDVWNMERFRTHLDGNPLTDDDMQALSDLGI; via the coding sequence ATGCTGCGAGGAAATTACCCAGCAACGGTGGACGCGAAGGGGAGGGTGAAGGTTCCCACCACTTTCAAAGCGCATCTGGAAGTGACTTTTGGCCATGACTTTTATGTAACCAGCCTCGACGGGCAGTCGGTTCGTATCTATCCCTTTTCCGTATGGAGGGATATTGAGGAAAAACTTGCGACACTTCCCTCGATGAACAAGTCAAAGCGAAAGCTGCTGGATCGGGTCAACTACTGGGGCCAGGCGGTGCAGATGGATACGCAGGGCAGGATCCTGGTTCCCTCATTACTCCGCGAATCCGCTGGCATGCAAGGCGAAGTCGCCGTGATCGGGTACCTGAACTACCTGGATGTTTGGAACATGGAGCGGTTCCGTACGCACCTCGACGGCAATCCGCTGACGGACGATGACATGCAAGCTTTGAGCGACCTTGGCATTTAG